The following proteins are co-located in the Pyricularia oryzae 70-15 chromosome 1, whole genome shotgun sequence genome:
- a CDS encoding chromatin structure-remodeling complex protein RSC7 has protein sequence MGRRSGRAAARRAAAALESTPKHYQTMDEDEPMADAAPEAEPSKDNEDEEEDPAHEPEAEDDDDENKSGGDEDEDDEQPAEEAEDDEEEAAKSPSPPPVQTVRRKRLGRPPKNRPPDWDNMIEVPVREGEQNTPRRRGRGGWRGRGGRKGASLAPTQQAIDKEGTMMDIINDEVALPEDPEGETKVDKNGNLQGGREYRCRTFTVAGRGDRLYMLSTEPARCVGFRDSYLFFTKHLRLTKVIVDDEEKRDMIEREIIPHSYKGRSIGIVTARSVFREFGALIIVGGRRIIDDYEVGKARMDGVVEGELADPNDHFVVGEPYNKNQYVAWHGASSVYHSAAPVVAQQTGVFVAPKKRRVAVNDTNWMYEHAKEASNFNSILTGMRQANLHGVYDMHTNMMHYPATMQPTHARIEVVPLEQQQQHEQPREQDNDSASTSSIFKPLPSTVPRNFRVVDTVLETPPSGIAPSSYDRRFFIDGDRAGGGGSSSTRDRGSTDFLAPFRGLSAVSDEIRDLLPAECRAAFDQAQQRERDWHSKWGPEKDAACRRDPVIDKAIVPMVKMV, from the exons ATGGGACGCCGGTCCGGCCGCGCAGCGGCGCGACGGGCAGCAGCCGCCCTAG AAAGCACGCCGAAACACTATCAAACGATGGACGAAGATGAGCCCATGGCAGACGCCGCACCAGAAGCGGAACCCTCCAAGGACAACGAAGATGAGGAAGAGGACCCCGCACATGAGCCCGAGgctgaggacgacgacgatgaaaaCAAGTCGGGCggtgatgaagatgaagacgacgAACAACCCGCCGAAGaggcggaggatgacgaggaaGAGGCTGCAAAGTCACCGTCCCCGCCTCCAGTTCAGACGGTTCGGCGCAAGCGACTTGGCCGGCCACCCAAGAACCGCCCGCCGGACTGGGACAACATGATTGAGGTGCCTGTGCGCGAGGGCGAACAGAACACGCCTCGTCGGCGCGGCCGGGGAGGCTGGCGGGGCCGTGGCGGCCGTAAGGGCGCAAGTCTGGCACCGACGCAGCAGGCCATCGATAAGGAGGGCACCATGATGGATATTATCAATGATGAGGTCGCGCTCCCTGAGGACCCCGAAGGAGAGACCAAGGTCGACAAGAACGGCAACCTGCAGGGAGGCCGCGAGTACAGGTGTCGAACGTTCACGGTCGCTGGGCGTGGCGACAGGCTCTACATGTTGTCGACGGAGCCTGCGCGTTGTGTGGGATTCAGGGACTCGTATCTCTTCTTTACCAAGCACCTGCGGTTGACCAAGGTCATagtggacgacgaggagaagcGGGACATGATCGAACGAGAGATCATCCCACACAGCTACAAGGGTCGGTCAATAGGTATTGTCACGGCACGATCTGTGTTCAGGGAGTTTGGAGCCCTGATTATTGTCGGTGGTCGGCGCATCATCGACGATTACGAGGTGGGCAAGGCGAGGATGGACGGTGTTGTTGAGGGCGAGCTGGCCGATCCAAATGACCATTTTGTTGTCGGTGAGCCCTACAACAAGAACCAGTACGTGGCATGGCATGGTGCTTCCAGCGTCTACCACTCTGCGGCGCCTGTGGTTGCTCAGCAGACAGGAGTGTTTGTGGCACCCAAAAAGCGGCGTGTTGCTGTCAACGACACCAACTGGATGTATGAGCATGCAAAGGAGGCTAG CAACTTCAACTCTATCTTGACGGGTATGCGTCAAGCCAACCTACACGGAGTTTATGACATGCACACAAATATGATGCACTACCCAGCCACGATGCAGCCTACCCATGCCCGCATTGAAGTAGTTCCGCttgaacagcagcagcagcatgagCAACCAAGAGAACAAGACAATGACAGCGCAtcaacctcatcaatcttCAAGCCTCTTCCGTCAACAGTGCCCCGCAACTTCCGCGTGGTCGACACCGTCCTGGAGACGCCGCCTTCAGGCATCGCGCCGTCCTCATATGACCGTCGCTTCTTCATAGACGGTGACAGggccggtggtggtggtagtAGCAGCACACGCGACCGCGGAAGCACTGACTTCCTTGCACCTTTCCGCGGGCTCTCGGCAGTCTCGGACGAAATCAGAGACCTGCTGCCGGCCGAGTGCCGAGCGGCATTTGACCAGGCGCAGCAGCGGGAGCGCGATTGGCACTCCAAGTGGGGGCCGGAAAAGGACGCCGCATGCAGGAGGGATCCTGTCATTGATAAGGCAATAGTCCCAATGGTGAAGATGGTGTGA